In Fluviicola sp., the sequence TGTTCGCCTGGCGATCAACAACAGATGGTTTAACGAACTCCTTACGACGACGCAATTCTTTCATTACGTTCGTTTTGTCGTATTTTTTCTTGTACTTCTTAAGCGCTCTTTCGATGTTCTCGCCTTCTTTAACTGGAATGATTAACATATTCTATTTAAATTCTATTGTTAGCTTTTTTAATACCCATCCGCTGATAGGGAGCGCAAAGATATAAATTTTTCCTTTAAAACAACCTTCTTTCAAAAAATAATTGTTGAAAACTTCAATTTATCTCCTGAAAGCAATTTTACCGTTC encodes:
- the rpsU gene encoding 30S ribosomal protein S21; translation: MLIIPVKEGENIERALKKYKKKYDKTNVMKELRRRKEFVKPSVVDRQANIRAAYAQKMKSQEA